The following proteins come from a genomic window of Gimesia chilikensis:
- a CDS encoding creatininase family protein, whose translation MKILSDQHTAFELEAHRPELAFLPIGATEQHSRHLPLATDTILADQLSTAILEQLDWPGHVFLLPTLPVSSSEENTGYRGTISFTPLTMRSIVRDIWDSLTRVGIQKLIVCPWHGGNFILKPIIREMNCEKQQCHLFYLNPWEQVPAAVYDQFAHGFEVHCGDVETSLMLALNPEYVKAERVDNPTPHFKAPLQDMWSMKTLSGGEGHTGHPTQATVAKGEIFKQAVIENSVRYLQELLELSQQYPEY comes from the coding sequence ATGAAAATATTATCTGATCAACACACCGCTTTTGAACTGGAAGCACACCGGCCGGAGCTGGCGTTTCTACCCATCGGGGCGACAGAACAACATTCACGGCACCTCCCACTTGCCACGGATACGATACTCGCCGATCAGCTTTCGACAGCCATCCTGGAACAGCTCGACTGGCCCGGACATGTTTTCCTGCTGCCGACATTGCCTGTCTCCTCATCCGAAGAAAATACCGGCTATCGCGGGACAATCAGTTTTACCCCGCTGACCATGCGAAGTATTGTGCGAGATATCTGGGACTCACTTACGCGGGTCGGAATTCAGAAGTTAATCGTCTGCCCCTGGCATGGCGGCAATTTTATTCTCAAGCCCATCATCCGGGAAATGAATTGTGAGAAACAGCAGTGCCACCTGTTTTATCTCAATCCCTGGGAACAGGTGCCCGCTGCCGTTTATGATCAGTTCGCTCACGGTTTCGAAGTGCACTGCGGCGATGTGGAAACATCGTTAATGCTCGCGCTGAATCCGGAGTATGTCAAAGCGGAACGGGTGGATAATCCAACGCCCCACTTCAAGGCACCGTTGCAGGACATGTGGTCGATGAAAACGCTTTCCGGCGGAGAAGGGCATACAGGGCATCCGACTCAAGCGACTGTAGCTAAGGGGGAGATATTCAAACAGGCGGTGATTGAGAACTCGGTGCGTTATCTCCAGGAATTATTAGAACTGTCGCAGCAGTATCCTGAGTATTGA
- a CDS encoding peptidyl-alpha-hydroxyglycine alpha-amidating lyase family protein, with protein MFQLRPRTGLHFFFLSTFILCLAVVSQSELFAQNPGFAKEPVIVEYDVDPAWPHYPDHVSKKGWVSGLAVDDQDQVWFFKKGPDPVQVYTADGKFVRTWGKDNFVNPHQLRIDHAGNIWITDFGLHIVQKYTPEGKLLMTLGVRGEKGQDETHFNMPTDMAITRSGDIFVTDGYGNRRIVHLDKNGKFIKAWGEYGSQPGQFILPHAIVVDSQGKLYVADRNSGRIQIFNQEGQFLDQWSGLLMPWGLSVTADDHLWICGSSPHWWKRHGKYPEYKDQLFLKLANDGHVKSLWTIPLGDIGEDKNNPKVSQLKPGEAVGVHCIAQDSKGNVYVGDIYGERAQKFIPITKRSEEADSTDPGPQ; from the coding sequence ATGTTCCAGCTTCGTCCTCGAACCGGTTTGCACTTCTTTTTTCTGAGTACGTTCATCCTCTGCCTCGCTGTTGTCAGTCAGTCTGAACTGTTCGCTCAGAATCCCGGCTTTGCCAAAGAGCCGGTAATTGTCGAATACGATGTCGATCCCGCCTGGCCGCATTACCCCGACCATGTCAGTAAAAAAGGCTGGGTGTCCGGGTTGGCTGTCGACGATCAGGATCAGGTCTGGTTCTTCAAAAAAGGCCCGGATCCGGTACAGGTCTATACCGCCGACGGCAAGTTTGTACGCACCTGGGGCAAAGACAATTTTGTTAACCCGCATCAGTTGCGCATCGATCATGCAGGAAATATCTGGATCACCGACTTCGGTCTGCATATCGTCCAGAAATATACTCCGGAAGGAAAACTGCTGATGACGCTGGGTGTGCGGGGCGAGAAAGGACAGGATGAAACGCACTTCAACATGCCGACCGATATGGCCATCACCAGGTCAGGCGACATTTTCGTAACGGACGGCTACGGCAACCGGCGGATCGTACACCTGGATAAAAACGGGAAGTTCATCAAAGCCTGGGGAGAGTATGGCTCCCAACCGGGTCAATTCATTCTGCCTCATGCGATCGTCGTTGATTCCCAGGGTAAGCTGTATGTCGCCGATCGTAATAGCGGCCGTATCCAGATTTTCAATCAAGAGGGTCAATTCCTCGACCAGTGGAGTGGCCTGCTGATGCCCTGGGGACTTTCGGTGACTGCGGATGACCATCTCTGGATCTGTGGTTCATCACCGCACTGGTGGAAACGACATGGTAAATACCCGGAGTACAAGGACCAGCTCTTCCTGAAACTCGCAAACGACGGACACGTGAAAAGCCTGTGGACGATTCCCCTGGGAGATATCGGCGAGGATAAAAATAACCCCAAAGTCTCACAGCTCAAGCCCGGCGAAGCAGTCGGTGTGCACTGCATTGCCCAGGATTCGAAAGGCAACGTTTATGTTGGAGACATCTATGGCGAACGGGCACAGAAATTCATTCCGATTACCAAACGCTCTGAAGAAGCAGACAGTACCGATCCTGGACCACAGTAA
- a CDS encoding xylose operon transcription regulator XylR has protein sequence MSAAPRVALQINTSTGFSSQLIRGVVQYAQEHQRWSLLVQPRGVRERWRIPQHWKPDGVIARVTQRSQARELQKLGVPVINVSRSVVSGFPFSQVVADEHLVGGWAADYLLERGFSHFAYLGLVTQPHYTDTCGLGFTERLKSHGHTCAMLHTLSAGGRARKQPTFAEMKRWLTSLPLPVGIFAADIESAYAVTDACWSCGLNVPESVAVLCGEDDPLLAEISNPPLSCIDADPRRVGYEAAEQLDLLLSGKNVSRSVRLVPALGVVERRSTDTVAFDDPLLAEAVRYIRESATTPIDVSDVLKKVPVSRRALEQRFQRHLGRTPAAEIRRIRLIRVQELLRDTDWPMPRIARAAGFSSTEVMNQVFRRERDQTPTQYRRQSRSHAD, from the coding sequence ATGAGTGCGGCTCCCCGCGTGGCATTGCAGATTAATACGTCGACCGGTTTCAGCTCTCAGTTGATTCGAGGCGTGGTGCAATACGCGCAGGAGCATCAACGCTGGAGTCTGCTCGTCCAGCCACGCGGCGTGCGGGAACGCTGGCGGATTCCACAGCACTGGAAGCCGGACGGCGTGATTGCGCGGGTGACCCAGCGTTCCCAGGCCCGTGAATTGCAGAAACTGGGTGTGCCGGTGATTAACGTCTCGCGAAGTGTGGTTTCCGGTTTTCCTTTTTCTCAGGTCGTTGCGGATGAGCATCTGGTTGGTGGCTGGGCCGCGGATTATCTGCTGGAACGCGGCTTCAGTCATTTCGCCTACCTGGGACTGGTGACACAACCGCATTACACCGATACCTGTGGTCTGGGATTCACGGAACGCTTGAAATCACACGGACATACCTGTGCCATGTTGCACACACTCAGTGCAGGCGGACGGGCACGCAAACAGCCGACATTTGCTGAAATGAAACGCTGGCTCACTTCGCTGCCGCTGCCAGTGGGCATCTTTGCCGCTGATATCGAGAGTGCCTACGCAGTGACCGATGCCTGCTGGTCGTGCGGTTTGAATGTACCTGAATCGGTAGCAGTACTCTGCGGGGAAGACGATCCGCTGCTGGCTGAGATTTCGAATCCGCCACTTTCCTGTATCGATGCCGATCCTCGACGGGTGGGGTATGAAGCCGCAGAGCAGCTTGATCTGTTATTGAGTGGAAAAAACGTCTCTCGTTCGGTCCGGCTGGTTCCAGCACTGGGTGTGGTCGAACGCAGATCGACAGATACGGTGGCCTTCGACGATCCACTGCTGGCCGAAGCAGTCCGTTATATCCGGGAATCCGCGACGACTCCCATTGATGTTTCCGACGTACTCAAAAAAGTGCCTGTCTCACGACGTGCACTGGAGCAGCGTTTTCAACGTCACCTGGGGCGTACGCCTGCCGCTGAGATCAGGCGTATTCGGCTGATACGCGTGCAGGAACTGTTGCGTGATACCGACTGGCCCATGCCTCGTATCGCGCGAGCTGCGGGATTCTCCAGTACCGAAGTCATGAATCAGGTCTTCCGTCGCGAACGGGATCAGACTCCTACACAGTACCGGCGTCAGTCACGTTCCCACGCTGATTGA
- a CDS encoding 2OG-Fe(II) oxygenase, producing the protein MRRIIQVRNFLSATECAALIERLEQQGFKEQLSGDRDRVVRARCVFTDQELADTYWQRLQRHVPALTDVYTDGFTPYPHLSSPLAEFQPCGLNEVLRCYKYLPGEQFRRHEDFAYEWSETRRTFYTVLFYLNHEYTGGETTFDHNQVVPETGLAVIFPHELYHSGNMVQTGNKYALRSDVIFAAPEVS; encoded by the coding sequence ATGAGACGCATTATCCAGGTAAGAAACTTCCTCAGCGCGACTGAATGTGCTGCGCTCATCGAACGTCTGGAACAGCAGGGCTTTAAAGAACAGCTCTCTGGCGATCGAGACCGCGTGGTCCGCGCCCGTTGCGTCTTCACGGATCAGGAACTGGCAGACACTTACTGGCAGCGTCTGCAGCGGCATGTTCCCGCTTTGACAGACGTTTATACGGATGGATTCACCCCGTATCCGCATCTGAGTTCACCCCTGGCTGAGTTTCAGCCGTGCGGTCTGAATGAAGTGCTGCGCTGTTACAAATATCTGCCGGGCGAACAGTTCCGTCGGCATGAAGACTTTGCCTACGAATGGAGCGAAACCCGTCGGACATTTTACACGGTGCTGTTTTATCTCAACCACGAGTATACGGGTGGGGAAACCACGTTTGATCACAATCAGGTCGTTCCGGAAACCGGGCTGGCCGTGATCTTTCCGCACGAACTTTATCATTCAGGTAACATGGTGCAGACGGGCAACAAGTACGCGCTGCGTTCGGATGTCATCTTTGCTGCGCCTGAAGTCAGTTAA
- a CDS encoding RNA ligase family protein gives MRSTRELDLTKLNSATKYPSIPTYHALGERGALLLETVDFNGEPLIATEKVDGTNSRIILMPDGCYLIGSREELLHARGDLIHNPALGIVETLKPTADRIVEKVSTPADVITVVYLETYGGKTTAAAKQYTSQCEYGYRVFDVSRIAMEHLDASREAIAAWRENGGQPFLAEPELADLAASLELQLTPRIELREPLPTSISDTHMWLESMLPTTLVALDTDAGGSPEGLVVRTADRDRIAKIRFEDYQRHLKRAAGKK, from the coding sequence ATGCGATCAACACGCGAACTGGATCTGACGAAACTGAACAGTGCGACAAAGTACCCTTCGATCCCCACGTATCATGCGCTGGGAGAACGGGGTGCTCTGTTGCTAGAGACTGTCGACTTCAACGGAGAACCGCTGATCGCGACAGAAAAAGTGGACGGCACCAACAGCCGGATCATTCTGATGCCCGATGGATGCTACCTGATTGGCAGCCGCGAAGAACTGCTGCATGCGCGGGGCGATTTGATTCACAACCCCGCCTTGGGGATTGTGGAAACACTCAAGCCGACCGCGGACCGGATCGTCGAGAAGGTTTCCACCCCAGCGGATGTCATCACCGTCGTCTATCTGGAAACGTATGGCGGTAAAACGACCGCGGCTGCGAAACAGTATACGAGTCAGTGCGAGTATGGTTATCGGGTATTCGATGTAAGCCGGATCGCGATGGAGCACCTGGATGCCAGCCGTGAAGCGATTGCTGCCTGGCGCGAGAACGGTGGCCAGCCGTTTCTAGCGGAACCGGAACTGGCCGATCTGGCAGCGTCACTGGAACTGCAGCTGACGCCGCGAATCGAACTGCGGGAACCACTGCCGACATCCATTTCGGATACGCATATGTGGCTGGAATCAATGCTTCCCACGACGCTGGTCGCTCTGGACACAGACGCCGGCGGCAGCCCCGAAGGCCTGGTGGTGCGTACTGCTGACCGCGACCGGATTGCCAAAATCCGTTTCGAAGATTACCAGCGGCATCTGAAACGGGCGGCTGGGAAAAAGTAA
- a CDS encoding catalase → MNQKPTLTTTGGAPVPDNQNSLTAGPRGPVLLQDYQLLEKLAHQNRERIAERVVHANGWGAYGTLTIEGDISKYTKAKVLQPGTKTEMLARFSTVAGETGAADAERDVRGFALKFYTEEGNWDMVGNNTPVFFVRDAYKFPDFIHTQKRHPKTNLRSPTAMWDFWSLSPESLHQVTILFSDRGLPTDVRHMNGYGSHTYSFINEKNERFWVKFHFKTQQGHKHWTNEEAEEVVGKTRESTQEDLFYSIEQGEFPKWNFQVQIMPETDADETPYNPFDLTKVWPHGDYPLIHVGTLELNRNPENYFAEIEQAAFSPSNVVPGIGYSPDKMLQARVFSYADAHRHRLGTHYEALPVNEPRCPVHHYHKDGAMHFKSNGCPVDAYYEPNSFNGPVERPDVAEPPLQISGDADRYDHREGNDDYSQPRALFQLFDDGQKSRLFSNIAAAMQGVPQEIVDRQLKHFELVAPAYAAGVRDALNAS, encoded by the coding sequence ATGAATCAGAAGCCGACGCTGACTACCACCGGCGGTGCCCCTGTTCCCGATAATCAGAATTCCCTCACCGCAGGCCCGCGCGGACCAGTGCTGCTGCAGGACTACCAGCTGCTCGAAAAGCTCGCGCACCAGAACCGGGAGCGGATCGCCGAACGCGTCGTACACGCGAACGGCTGGGGTGCGTATGGCACACTGACCATCGAAGGCGACATCAGCAAATATACGAAAGCCAAGGTACTGCAGCCCGGCACCAAAACCGAAATGCTGGCCCGCTTCTCCACGGTGGCTGGCGAAACTGGCGCTGCTGATGCGGAACGGGACGTCCGCGGCTTCGCCCTCAAGTTCTATACCGAAGAGGGGAACTGGGATATGGTCGGCAATAACACGCCGGTTTTCTTTGTACGCGATGCCTACAAGTTTCCCGATTTCATCCACACCCAGAAACGGCATCCCAAAACAAACCTGCGGTCTCCCACCGCGATGTGGGACTTCTGGTCACTCTCACCCGAATCGCTGCACCAGGTGACGATTCTGTTTTCAGATCGGGGTCTGCCCACCGACGTACGGCACATGAACGGTTACGGCAGCCATACCTACAGTTTCATCAACGAGAAAAACGAACGCTTCTGGGTCAAGTTCCACTTCAAAACGCAGCAGGGACACAAGCACTGGACCAATGAGGAAGCAGAAGAGGTAGTCGGCAAGACCCGCGAAAGCACGCAGGAAGATTTGTTTTATTCCATCGAACAGGGTGAGTTTCCCAAATGGAATTTCCAGGTCCAGATCATGCCGGAAACCGATGCGGATGAAACGCCTTACAACCCGTTCGATCTGACAAAAGTCTGGCCACACGGCGATTACCCGCTGATCCATGTCGGTACGCTGGAACTGAACCGCAATCCCGAAAACTATTTCGCAGAGATCGAACAGGCGGCCTTCTCTCCATCCAACGTGGTGCCCGGAATTGGCTACTCCCCCGACAAAATGCTGCAGGCCCGCGTCTTCTCCTATGCGGACGCCCACCGGCACCGCCTGGGAACGCATTACGAAGCCCTGCCCGTCAACGAGCCGCGGTGCCCCGTGCATCACTACCACAAAGACGGCGCAATGCACTTCAAATCGAACGGCTGCCCCGTGGACGCCTATTACGAACCGAACTCCTTCAACGGACCGGTCGAGCGTCCCGATGTCGCCGAGCCGCCTCTGCAGATTTCGGGAGATGCAGACCGCTACGATCACCGCGAAGGCAACGACGATTACTCACAGCCCCGCGCGCTGTTCCAACTGTTCGACGACGGACAGAAATCGCGACTGTTCTCCAACATCGCCGCCGCCATGCAGGGTGTGCCCCAGGAAATTGTCGACCGCCAGCTCAAACACTTCGAACTGGTCGCCCCGGCGTATGCTGCCGGTGTGCGGGACGCGTTGAACGCTTCCTGA
- a CDS encoding LysR family transcriptional regulator encodes MEVDQLRYFLRVAERGNFTRAAEELNISQPALSRSIQKLEEELGQPVFERKTRSVALTDAGTLLQSRAQQILALIEDTKAEISDDGRSGQIRIGAIPTIAPFFLPDLLRKFSTEFPAASIIVQEDTTDHLLKRCTQGEIDLAILALPVPAKYLEVEELFQEELLLVLPPNHPLVNKPQIRLNDIKALPFVLLDEAHCLSDNIVSFCRQRSFHPVAVEQTSQLAMVQELVSLSHGISMVPQMARKLDQSDRRVYRSMSGIKPVRKIAMVWNPYRFQSRLLQAFQERLRTYAREQDACPS; translated from the coding sequence ATGGAAGTCGATCAGTTACGCTATTTTCTGAGGGTCGCAGAGCGCGGAAATTTTACCCGGGCGGCGGAAGAACTGAATATTTCTCAGCCGGCCCTGAGCCGCTCGATCCAGAAACTGGAAGAAGAACTGGGCCAGCCGGTCTTCGAACGCAAGACCCGCTCGGTCGCCCTCACCGACGCCGGCACCCTGCTCCAGTCACGAGCGCAGCAGATTCTGGCTTTGATTGAAGATACCAAAGCCGAGATCTCCGACGATGGCCGCAGTGGCCAGATTCGCATCGGGGCAATCCCGACCATCGCCCCGTTCTTTTTACCGGACCTGCTGCGAAAGTTTTCCACCGAATTCCCGGCGGCCTCGATTATCGTGCAGGAGGACACCACAGACCATTTACTGAAGCGGTGTACCCAGGGAGAAATCGACCTGGCCATCCTGGCGTTGCCAGTGCCGGCGAAATATCTGGAGGTCGAAGAGCTGTTTCAGGAAGAACTGCTGCTGGTTCTGCCCCCTAATCATCCACTGGTCAACAAACCGCAAATTCGTCTGAACGATATTAAAGCGCTCCCGTTCGTGTTGCTAGATGAAGCGCACTGCCTGTCGGACAATATTGTCTCGTTCTGTCGGCAGCGTTCGTTTCATCCGGTGGCCGTCGAACAGACGAGCCAGCTGGCAATGGTGCAGGAACTGGTCTCGCTTTCGCATGGCATTTCGATGGTCCCGCAGATGGCACGCAAACTGGATCAGAGTGATCGCCGTGTCTATCGTTCGATGAGCGGTATCAAACCGGTGCGTAAAATTGCGATGGTCTGGAACCCGTATCGCTTTCAGAGTCGCCTGCTGCAGGCATTCCAGGAACGTCTCAGAACATACGCCAGAGAGCAGGATGCCTGTCCCAGTTAA
- a CDS encoding DUF1553 domain-containing protein: MTTGLKRICLILPLLTALATTVSAETTQPEQLTYEEHIRPIFRAHCYDCHGATKDLKGGLDLRLVRFLIKGGDSGESIIPGKPDESYLMERIESGDMPPGEARVPKHEIEILKRWIAAGAKTARPEPESIGVGLGITPEERAYWAFQPIKRPELSQEVKENRRVRTPIDALLLQAMPEGLTFSPDTDRRTLIKRAYFDLLGLPPSPAEMQKALADQSEGWYERLLDELLASPHYGERWARHWLDVAGYADSEGYTVKDDVRPWAWKYRDYVIKSFNENKPFNQFITEQLAGDELAGKREGDLTPQQIELLSATGFLRMAADGTGSGSNNPEARNQVIADTMKIVGSSLLGLSVACAQCHDHRYDPIPQSDYFALRAIFEPTFDWQKWQTPQQRRISLYTAADRAEAAKVEAEAQKVLAEKNEVQARYMAQALETELKKYESPLREQLKAAYDTPKDKRTAEQNELLKKHPSVNITPGVLYQYIPKSREEMQEFDKKIAEIRQKKPVEEFLRVAVEPPGHVPVTKLFHRGDYRQPQQEIKPGGLKVVSPPDQQQMFPENDASLPTTGRRLAFARWLTSGEHPLVARVLVNRFWMHHFGRAIVATPGEFGKLGASPTHEKLLDWLAAEFMTQGWDLKKLHKTIMLSTAYRQAGAPDPSKESIDPDNHYYWRKPILRLEAETIRDRMLKVTGQLDEQLYGAPVSIKEDDFGQIVVSGEQHRRSLYVMARRSQPVGMLQTFDAPVMETNCERRSSSTVATQSLMLMNGSFILSQSGKLAEKLASEAPELKPETLAQLPALPATAKPVWSYGYRSLADTKSLTSEFTPLPHWTGSSWQGGPKLPDPQLGWVTLNAGGGHPATKYAAVRRWTAPAAGTLSVTGKLQHGNENGDGVQALVLSSRSGLAGEWKVFHSAADTNVASLAVQQGDTIDFITGCNGNTGFDSFSWGLQLTLKAEGGPTFKWDSAAEFRGPEPPQKSLPAQASYAFELAYCRKPTDDELQMVIRFIGNQLAWLQQHPDQLPKGVTPVRQTMTNLCQTLMSSNEFLYID, from the coding sequence ATGACTACTGGATTGAAACGCATCTGTCTCATTCTGCCATTACTGACGGCTCTGGCGACGACCGTTTCTGCAGAGACAACGCAGCCGGAGCAGCTGACGTACGAAGAACACATTCGACCCATCTTCCGCGCCCACTGCTATGACTGTCACGGCGCGACTAAGGATCTCAAAGGGGGCCTCGATCTGCGGCTCGTCCGTTTCCTGATCAAAGGCGGCGATTCGGGAGAATCGATCATCCCCGGGAAACCGGATGAGAGCTACCTGATGGAGCGTATTGAAAGTGGCGATATGCCGCCTGGCGAAGCCCGCGTTCCGAAACACGAAATTGAAATCCTCAAGCGCTGGATTGCCGCCGGTGCGAAGACCGCGCGTCCCGAACCCGAGTCGATTGGGGTCGGGTTAGGCATCACACCTGAAGAACGTGCCTACTGGGCCTTCCAGCCGATTAAACGTCCCGAGCTCTCTCAGGAAGTAAAAGAGAATCGCCGTGTGCGGACTCCCATCGATGCGTTGCTCTTACAGGCGATGCCCGAGGGACTCACTTTCTCGCCGGATACCGATCGTCGCACGCTGATCAAACGGGCTTATTTCGACCTGCTGGGATTGCCCCCCAGCCCCGCGGAGATGCAGAAGGCACTCGCGGATCAATCGGAGGGCTGGTATGAACGTCTGCTGGATGAACTGCTCGCATCGCCTCACTACGGGGAACGCTGGGCACGTCACTGGCTGGATGTCGCCGGCTATGCAGACTCGGAAGGCTACACGGTTAAAGATGATGTCCGTCCCTGGGCCTGGAAGTATCGCGACTATGTCATTAAATCATTCAATGAAAACAAACCCTTCAATCAGTTTATCACCGAACAGCTGGCGGGAGACGAACTGGCGGGCAAGCGGGAAGGGGACCTGACTCCACAGCAGATCGAACTACTCAGCGCGACCGGCTTTCTGCGGATGGCCGCCGATGGGACCGGGAGTGGCAGTAATAACCCGGAAGCACGCAACCAGGTGATCGCCGATACGATGAAGATTGTCGGTTCCTCGCTGCTGGGGTTGAGTGTGGCGTGTGCACAGTGTCACGATCACCGCTACGATCCCATTCCGCAGTCCGATTACTTCGCTCTGCGGGCGATCTTTGAACCCACCTTTGACTGGCAGAAATGGCAGACACCACAGCAGCGACGGATCTCGCTCTACACCGCAGCTGATCGTGCGGAGGCAGCCAAGGTCGAGGCGGAAGCACAAAAGGTGCTGGCCGAGAAAAATGAAGTCCAGGCCAGGTATATGGCACAGGCGCTGGAGACGGAGCTCAAGAAATATGAATCACCGCTCCGCGAACAGCTGAAGGCTGCCTACGATACGCCTAAAGACAAGCGGACCGCAGAACAGAATGAGCTGCTCAAGAAACACCCAAGTGTGAATATCACGCCCGGCGTGTTGTATCAGTATATTCCGAAGTCCCGAGAAGAGATGCAGGAGTTCGACAAGAAGATCGCGGAGATTCGCCAGAAGAAACCGGTCGAAGAATTTCTGCGGGTCGCCGTTGAGCCTCCAGGTCATGTACCGGTGACAAAGCTCTTCCATCGGGGCGATTATCGTCAGCCTCAGCAGGAGATCAAACCGGGAGGTTTGAAAGTGGTTTCCCCGCCGGATCAACAGCAGATGTTCCCCGAGAATGATGCGTCTCTTCCGACGACGGGACGGCGTCTGGCCTTTGCCCGCTGGCTGACCAGCGGCGAACATCCTCTGGTGGCCCGCGTTCTGGTAAACCGTTTCTGGATGCATCACTTTGGACGGGCGATTGTGGCGACCCCGGGTGAGTTCGGAAAACTGGGAGCAAGTCCCACCCATGAAAAACTGCTGGACTGGCTGGCTGCTGAGTTCATGACTCAGGGCTGGGATCTGAAGAAACTGCATAAAACCATCATGCTCTCCACTGCGTATCGTCAGGCAGGAGCCCCCGATCCCAGTAAGGAATCGATTGATCCGGACAACCATTACTACTGGCGGAAGCCGATCCTGCGACTCGAAGCAGAAACGATCCGCGACCGGATGTTGAAGGTCACCGGTCAACTTGACGAGCAACTGTATGGTGCGCCGGTCAGTATTAAAGAAGACGACTTCGGCCAGATCGTGGTGTCGGGCGAGCAGCATCGCCGCAGCCTGTATGTCATGGCCCGCCGCAGTCAGCCGGTCGGCATGCTGCAGACCTTCGATGCGCCTGTGATGGAAACCAACTGCGAGCGTCGCTCCAGTTCGACCGTGGCGACTCAGTCGCTGATGCTGATGAACGGGAGCTTTATCCTGTCACAATCCGGCAAGCTGGCGGAAAAACTGGCCAGTGAAGCACCCGAACTCAAACCGGAAACTCTGGCACAGCTGCCGGCACTCCCCGCGACGGCAAAGCCCGTCTGGAGTTATGGCTATCGCAGTCTGGCCGACACGAAATCGCTGACCAGTGAATTTACGCCACTGCCACACTGGACCGGATCCAGCTGGCAGGGAGGTCCCAAATTGCCCGATCCGCAACTGGGGTGGGTGACGTTGAATGCCGGTGGGGGGCATCCCGCTACGAAATATGCCGCAGTTCGTCGCTGGACCGCGCCTGCAGCGGGCACACTGTCAGTCACAGGCAAGCTGCAGCATGGAAATGAAAACGGGGACGGCGTCCAGGCGCTGGTTCTCTCCAGTCGTTCCGGTCTGGCTGGTGAGTGGAAAGTGTTTCACAGCGCCGCCGATACGAACGTGGCTTCACTGGCTGTGCAACAGGGAGACACGATCGATTTCATCACAGGCTGCAATGGTAATACCGGCTTTGACTCTTTCTCCTGGGGGCTGCAGCTAACCCTCAAGGCTGAAGGCGGTCCGACTTTCAAATGGGATTCGGCAGCCGAGTTTCGCGGGCC